A section of the Streptomyces sp. V3I8 genome encodes:
- a CDS encoding nitrate- and nitrite sensing domain-containing protein: MSPRTGARRRLGSIRLSLILLALVPSVTLTAMWGVTTIQMFSEGLRLRDQTGLSRSTGAMGTDAALALQRERSLSAVLLASPRGSRAALDEQRERTDQAIATLVGQSDRIREAPTRIRDRMYSVIASVGSLEYYRGQVDDPTDITPEQALDQYTSIIDDQIHAFQEISQVDDGELTSQAGPLVALEHSAELVSQEDAQLHLVWPARALDEQSWSHFTQLVNARRFLVEDQLIPSLRGSVKTKTERILQGPEWKTLETVENQVLAARSGDGKKISLPDARQRWTTAYDKLRQQYTALIHQETTALLQRSDDQAEALLVKAAALSAAGLVALLVCVVMSWRITGSLSRRLRGLRIATLSLAEERLPDVVARLDRGETVDVESATPELDYGRDELGQVAQAFNTAQRTAVNTAVELADTRRGFQKVILGIARQSQNLVNLQLTKLDALEREHQDPNILKGLYELDSTASQLRRYEENLVIISGERPGRSWTEPVALIDILRSAVGEVAEYQRVEVQTDEEVFLAPPAVADVIHLLAELIDNATTYSPAPSAVGVRAGLVAKGLAVEIEDRGLGMSEDDYASFNAQLAVPPQFDVVALADDLRLGMFVIARLANRHGITVTLRPSPYGGTTAIVLVPYEIVVRESATGDAERAAEPRVAAAVEPARAAARGTAPQDAEPDGATHERSREAQPVARVRTAEVPAARTAPLAARPGAGAGGGRGAMTPLPRRVPQTSLAAELREDSAADTADEAGSPLDDFTAERAASSLAGFQRGTLQARDNDADPTYDQGEEAAPDGASVTSTPPADRS; this comes from the coding sequence ATGTCTCCACGGACAGGCGCCCGCCGCCGTCTCGGCTCCATACGTCTCTCGCTGATCCTCCTGGCCCTGGTCCCCAGCGTCACCCTCACCGCCATGTGGGGTGTGACGACGATCCAGATGTTCTCCGAGGGACTGCGGCTGCGGGACCAGACCGGCCTCAGCCGGTCGACCGGGGCCATGGGCACCGACGCGGCGCTCGCGCTGCAGCGGGAACGCAGCCTGTCGGCCGTGCTGCTGGCCTCGCCCCGCGGCTCCCGTGCCGCGCTGGACGAGCAGCGGGAGCGTACCGACCAGGCGATCGCGACGCTGGTCGGCCAGTCCGACCGGATCCGGGAGGCACCGACCCGGATCCGCGACCGGATGTACTCGGTCATCGCGTCGGTGGGGAGCCTCGAGTACTACCGGGGGCAGGTGGACGACCCCACCGACATCACCCCCGAGCAGGCGCTGGACCAGTACACCTCGATCATCGACGACCAGATCCACGCCTTCCAGGAGATCTCCCAGGTCGACGACGGTGAACTGACCTCGCAGGCGGGACCGCTCGTCGCCCTCGAACACTCCGCGGAGCTGGTCTCCCAGGAGGACGCCCAGCTCCACCTGGTGTGGCCCGCGCGCGCACTGGACGAGCAGTCGTGGAGCCACTTCACCCAGCTGGTCAACGCCCGGCGCTTCCTCGTCGAGGACCAGCTCATCCCGTCGCTGCGCGGCTCGGTGAAGACCAAGACCGAGCGGATCCTGCAGGGCCCGGAGTGGAAGACCCTGGAGACCGTCGAGAACCAGGTGCTGGCGGCCCGGTCCGGGGACGGGAAGAAGATCTCCCTGCCGGACGCCCGGCAGCGCTGGACCACGGCGTACGACAAGCTCAGGCAGCAGTACACGGCCCTGATCCACCAGGAGACGACGGCGCTGCTGCAGCGCAGCGACGACCAGGCCGAGGCCCTGCTCGTCAAGGCGGCCGCGCTGAGCGCCGCCGGGCTCGTCGCCCTGCTGGTCTGCGTCGTCATGTCGTGGCGCATCACCGGCTCGCTGTCCCGCCGGCTGCGCGGGCTGCGGATCGCCACGCTGAGTCTGGCGGAGGAGCGGCTGCCCGACGTGGTGGCGCGGCTCGACCGCGGCGAGACGGTCGACGTCGAGTCCGCGACGCCCGAGCTGGACTACGGCCGGGACGAACTGGGGCAGGTGGCCCAGGCGTTCAACACCGCCCAGCGCACGGCGGTGAACACCGCCGTGGAACTCGCCGACACCCGGCGCGGCTTCCAGAAGGTCATCCTCGGCATCGCCCGGCAGAGCCAGAACCTGGTCAACCTCCAGCTCACCAAGCTCGACGCGCTGGAACGCGAGCACCAGGACCCGAACATCCTCAAGGGCCTGTACGAGCTCGACTCCACGGCGAGCCAGCTGCGCCGCTACGAGGAGAACCTGGTCATCATCAGCGGCGAGCGGCCGGGCCGCAGCTGGACCGAGCCGGTCGCCCTGATCGACATCCTGCGCAGCGCGGTCGGCGAGGTCGCCGAGTACCAGCGGGTGGAGGTGCAGACCGACGAGGAGGTCTTCCTCGCGCCGCCCGCGGTGGCCGACGTCATCCACCTGCTGGCCGAGCTCATCGACAACGCGACCACCTACTCCCCCGCGCCCAGCGCCGTCGGCGTACGGGCCGGTCTGGTCGCCAAGGGCCTGGCGGTGGAGATCGAGGACCGCGGTCTGGGCATGTCCGAGGACGACTACGCGTCGTTCAACGCCCAGTTGGCGGTGCCCCCGCAGTTCGACGTGGTGGCCCTCGCCGACGACCTGCGGCTCGGCATGTTCGTGATCGCCCGGCTCGCCAACCGGCACGGCATCACCGTCACCCTGCGTCCCTCGCCGTACGGGGGCACGACGGCGATCGTGCTGGTCCCGTACGAGATCGTGGTGCGCGAGTCCGCCACCGGGGACGCGGAGCGCGCCGCGGAGCCGCGGGTTGCGGCCGCCGTCGAGCCGGCCCGCGCCGCCGCGCGGGGCACGGCCCCACAGGACGCCGAGCCGGACGGGGCCACGCACGAGCGCTCCCGGGAGGCGCAGCCCGTCGCCCGGGTGCGGACCGCCGAGGTGCCCGCGGCCCGCACCGCCCCGCTCGCCGCACGTCCCGGCGCGGGCGCCGGCGGGGGGCGCGGCGCCATGACCCCGCTGCCGCGCCGGGTGCCGCAGACCAGCCTGGCCGCCGAGTTGCGCGAGGACTCCGCGGCCGACACGGCCGACGAGGCCGGCAGTCCCCTGGACGACTTCACGGCGGAACGCGCGGCCTCCTCCCTGGCCGGGTTCCAGCGCGGAACGCTCCAGGCGCGTGACAACGACGCGGATCCGACGTACGACCAAGGGGAAGAAGCCGCGCCGGACGGCGCATCCGTCACCTCGACTCCGCCCGCAGACCGCTCATGA
- a CDS encoding RpiB/LacA/LacB family sugar-phosphate isomerase, translating into MRISVSSDMDEPVARALLGELRERGHEVLAHGALRPGADARWAVCSEAAARDVAAGRADLAVVCCWTGTGASIAANKVPGVRAALCTDAYTARGARRWNDANVLALGLRLTSGPLLKEILDAWFAAGPSTDADDRENVSHVARLDRGRGTTAP; encoded by the coding sequence ATGCGGATCTCCGTCTCCTCCGACATGGACGAACCCGTGGCCCGCGCGCTGCTCGGCGAACTGCGCGAGCGCGGCCACGAGGTGCTGGCCCACGGCGCGTTGCGGCCCGGCGCCGACGCGCGGTGGGCGGTGTGCTCGGAGGCCGCGGCCCGCGACGTCGCCGCCGGACGGGCGGACCTGGCGGTCGTCTGCTGCTGGACCGGCACGGGCGCGTCGATCGCCGCGAACAAGGTGCCGGGCGTACGCGCCGCGCTGTGCACCGACGCGTACACGGCCCGGGGCGCCCGCCGCTGGAACGACGCCAACGTGCTGGCCCTGGGGCTGCGGCTGACGTCCGGGCCGCTGCTGAAGGAGATCCTCGACGCCTGGTTCGCGGCCGGGCCGAGCACCGACGCCGACGACCGCGAGAACGTGTCCCACGTGGCCCGGCTCGACCGCGGGCGCGGCACGACGGCTCCGTAG
- a CDS encoding HAMP domain-containing sensor histidine kinase, whose protein sequence is MIVATEPGPRGGASHDDTSSAKGPADLVTPFVLSSSQDVFGLRRTAQQVASAMSLEQQDQVRLATALSEIGRDRLGSRGLEVFFGLVPPGRPAALLVTFAWTGGPPPAKETLDLAAKLVRIDHEAGAAGGRIVVVQPLPVEAGSTAEQRARLMEVLRTGSRSTEADDLRAQTRDLIATLEETRAQREELRRLNEELEETNRGVLALYSELTQELEATNSGVLALHSELEDKRQQLQEASEAKTRFWTNISHELRTPVNSVVALSSLLLGPGSAALTDEQREQVEFIASSGNTLLSLVNDLLDVAKAEAGHLDIQPEPVDLRLLVAHLSGILLSVHGHDPVTLVMPRSERQPSLVTDETLLVRILRNLLSNALKFTERGEVRLDIEADPEPSAPAVLFTVTDTGIGIPPEELGRVFEVFYQVRGPHQNGRPGTGLGLPYARTLAELLGGSLTLTSTVGVGTRAEVRLPDLGHEYTKEPRNRKGGS, encoded by the coding sequence ATGATCGTGGCGACTGAACCGGGCCCTCGCGGTGGCGCGTCCCACGACGACACCTCTTCCGCCAAGGGGCCCGCGGACCTGGTGACGCCCTTCGTCCTGTCCTCGTCCCAGGACGTGTTCGGCCTGCGGCGGACCGCGCAGCAGGTGGCGTCCGCGATGTCGCTGGAGCAGCAGGACCAGGTCCGGCTGGCGACCGCGCTGAGCGAGATCGGACGGGACCGGCTCGGCAGCCGCGGCCTCGAGGTCTTCTTCGGCCTGGTCCCGCCGGGCAGGCCGGCCGCCCTGCTCGTCACGTTCGCCTGGACCGGCGGACCGCCCCCGGCGAAGGAGACGCTCGACCTGGCCGCGAAGCTCGTCCGGATCGACCACGAGGCCGGTGCGGCGGGCGGCCGCATCGTCGTCGTCCAGCCGCTGCCCGTGGAGGCCGGAAGCACGGCCGAGCAGCGGGCCCGGCTCATGGAGGTCCTCAGGACCGGTTCCCGCTCGACCGAGGCCGACGACCTGCGCGCCCAGACCCGCGACCTGATCGCCACCCTCGAGGAGACCCGCGCCCAGCGGGAGGAACTGCGCCGCCTCAACGAGGAGCTGGAGGAGACCAACCGGGGCGTGCTCGCGCTGTACTCCGAGCTGACCCAGGAGCTGGAGGCGACCAACAGCGGAGTCCTGGCACTGCACTCGGAGCTGGAGGACAAACGTCAGCAGCTGCAGGAGGCCAGCGAGGCCAAGACCCGCTTCTGGACGAACATCAGCCACGAACTGCGCACCCCGGTCAACTCCGTGGTCGCGCTCTCCAGCCTGCTGCTGGGGCCCGGTTCGGCCGCCCTCACCGACGAGCAGCGCGAACAGGTCGAGTTCATCGCCTCCTCCGGCAACACGCTGCTGTCGCTGGTGAACGACCTGCTGGACGTCGCGAAGGCCGAGGCCGGCCACCTCGACATCCAGCCGGAACCGGTGGACCTGCGGCTGCTCGTCGCGCACCTCAGCGGCATCCTGCTGAGCGTCCACGGCCACGACCCGGTCACCCTGGTCATGCCGCGGTCCGAGCGGCAGCCGTCCCTGGTCACCGACGAGACGCTGTTGGTGCGCATCCTGCGCAACCTCCTCTCCAACGCCCTCAAGTTCACCGAGCGCGGCGAGGTGCGCCTGGACATCGAGGCCGACCCCGAGCCCTCGGCCCCTGCCGTGCTGTTCACCGTCACGGACACCGGGATCGGCATCCCGCCCGAGGAGCTGGGCCGGGTCTTCGAGGTGTTCTACCAGGTCCGCGGCCCGCACCAGAACGGCAGGCCCGGCACCGGCCTGGGTCTGCCGTACGCCCGTACGCTGGCCGAACTGCTCGGCGGTTCCCTGACCCTCACCAGCACCGTGGGGGTCGGCACCCGGGCCGAGGTCCGCCTGCCGGACCTCGGTCACGAGTACACGAAGGAACCGCGGAACCGAAAGGGCGGATCGTGA
- a CDS encoding substrate-binding domain-containing protein: MNPTPPSSVPGRSARVTALAACAAVSLLASGCTSSDDAGSDATTAAKAGGAGIKVALITHSAPDDAFWERVRKGAEAAAGKDGIDLSYKSDPDAAGQAKLVREAVADKVDGIAVTLAKPEAMKGAVAAARAAGIPVVGLNSGIDAWKQSGLLQYFGQDESVAGRAVGDKLDALRSKHALCVIHERGNVAVEARCAGVKKTFGGQTDLLYVDGTDSEALTDSVAAALRQDPTIDEVVMNGAQFALEAVKSVKDAGSKAEIATFDLNDDIVKAVQGGDVQFAVDQQPYLQGYLAVDAFWLYGTNGNVSGGGEKPVLTGPAFVTKENVASVAKYAAGGTR, encoded by the coding sequence ATGAACCCCACACCCCCCAGCTCCGTTCCCGGCAGATCCGCGCGCGTCACGGCCCTGGCCGCCTGCGCCGCCGTGTCCCTGCTCGCGTCCGGCTGCACGAGCTCCGACGACGCGGGCTCGGACGCCACCACGGCCGCCAAGGCGGGCGGCGCCGGGATCAAGGTCGCTCTGATCACCCACAGCGCGCCCGACGACGCGTTCTGGGAGCGGGTGCGCAAGGGTGCCGAGGCGGCGGCCGGCAAGGACGGCATCGATCTGTCGTACAAGAGTGACCCCGACGCCGCGGGCCAGGCGAAGCTGGTGCGGGAAGCGGTCGCCGACAAGGTCGACGGCATCGCGGTGACCCTGGCCAAGCCGGAGGCGATGAAGGGCGCCGTCGCCGCGGCCAGGGCGGCGGGCATCCCGGTGGTCGGCCTCAACTCCGGCATCGACGCCTGGAAACAGAGCGGCCTGCTGCAGTACTTCGGCCAGGACGAGAGCGTCGCAGGCCGCGCCGTCGGCGACAAGCTGGACGCGCTGCGCTCCAAGCACGCCCTGTGCGTCATCCACGAGCGGGGCAACGTGGCGGTGGAGGCCCGCTGCGCCGGGGTGAAGAAGACCTTCGGCGGCCAAACCGACCTGCTCTACGTCGACGGCACCGACTCGGAGGCCCTGACCGACTCCGTCGCCGCCGCGCTGCGCCAGGACCCGACCATCGACGAAGTCGTGATGAACGGCGCCCAGTTCGCCCTGGAGGCCGTCAAGTCGGTGAAGGACGCGGGCAGCAAGGCCGAGATCGCCACGTTCGACCTCAACGACGACATCGTCAAGGCGGTCCAGGGCGGGGACGTGCAGTTCGCCGTCGACCAGCAGCCCTACCTGCAGGGATACCTGGCCGTGGACGCGTTCTGGCTGTACGGGACCAACGGCAACGTCAGCGGCGGCGGGGAGAAGCCCGTACTCACCGGACCGGCGTTCGTCACCAAGGAGAACGTCGCCTCGGTGGCCAAGTACGCGGCCGGCGGGACCCGCTGA
- a CDS encoding roadblock/LC7 domain-containing protein, with protein sequence MTRPIPATHSQLDQLLTGLVDRVAEVNQAVVLSEDGLVVSRSTGFLRDDAERLAATASGLMSLSKGVSMDFRGGPVRQALIEMANSYLILTTAGPGAHLAVLTNRGADVGVVAYQMNMLVKKIGEHLSAAPRAGVATDSGE encoded by the coding sequence ATGACACGCCCCATCCCCGCCACACACAGCCAGCTCGACCAGCTGCTCACCGGACTGGTGGACCGGGTGGCCGAGGTGAACCAAGCCGTCGTGCTCTCCGAGGACGGACTGGTCGTCAGCAGGTCCACGGGGTTCCTGCGGGACGACGCCGAGCGGCTGGCGGCGACCGCGTCGGGGCTGATGAGCCTCAGCAAGGGCGTCAGCATGGACTTCCGCGGCGGACCCGTGCGCCAGGCGCTCATCGAGATGGCCAACAGCTACCTGATCCTCACCACGGCAGGACCGGGCGCGCACCTGGCCGTGCTCACCAACCGGGGTGCGGACGTCGGCGTCGTCGCGTACCAGATGAACATGCTGGTGAAGAAGATCGGCGAGCACCTCAGCGCGGCACCGCGGGCCGGCGTCGCCACCGACTCCGGCGAGTGA
- a CDS encoding ATP/GTP-binding protein, whose protein sequence is MAGSDPVIRGTSAPDTVKILIAGGFGVGKTTMVGSVSEIVPLRTEEPLTSAGLGVDDLGGIPEKHATTVALDFGRITLSQELVLYLFGTPGQQRFWFMWNDLAIGALGAVVLVDVRRPESSFAAIDFFERRGIPFVVGVNGFHGEHPYAPEEIREALALPENAHVLLCDARDRDSCRDVLIALIDQLIATSAQSNGTGRPGYPIGPA, encoded by the coding sequence TTGGCCGGCTCTGACCCCGTCATCCGGGGGACCTCGGCACCCGACACGGTCAAGATCCTGATCGCCGGAGGGTTCGGCGTGGGCAAGACCACCATGGTCGGCTCGGTCAGCGAGATCGTGCCGCTGCGCACGGAGGAACCGCTCACCTCGGCCGGCCTGGGCGTCGACGACCTGGGCGGCATCCCGGAGAAGCACGCCACCACGGTGGCCCTGGACTTCGGACGCATCACGCTCAGCCAGGAACTCGTGCTGTACCTCTTCGGCACGCCCGGACAGCAGCGGTTCTGGTTCATGTGGAACGACCTGGCGATCGGCGCCCTCGGCGCCGTGGTCCTGGTCGACGTCCGCAGGCCGGAGTCGAGCTTCGCCGCCATCGACTTCTTCGAGCGGCGCGGCATCCCGTTCGTCGTGGGCGTCAACGGTTTCCACGGCGAGCACCCGTACGCGCCCGAGGAGATCCGGGAGGCCCTGGCGCTGCCGGAGAACGCCCATGTGCTCCTGTGCGACGCCCGGGACCGGGACTCGTGCCGGGACGTCCTGATCGCGCTCATCGACCAGTTGATAGCGACGTCGGCGCAGAGCAACGGAACCGGCCGCCCGGGTTACCCGATCGGCCCGGCCTGA
- a CDS encoding DoxX family protein, protein MNVAYWIVAGLLALLYLYGGGVKVFRSREQLRPMMAWVDSMPLPAVRALGAVEVLGALGLVLPPLTGVAPWLALAAAVGFGVLQIGAIRVHLRMGDRRIALNASLVAAAAVTALLATAWL, encoded by the coding sequence ATGAACGTCGCGTACTGGATCGTCGCCGGCCTGCTCGCCCTCCTCTACCTCTACGGGGGCGGGGTGAAGGTGTTCCGGAGCAGGGAACAGCTGCGCCCGATGATGGCGTGGGTGGACAGCATGCCGCTGCCGGCCGTCCGGGCCCTCGGGGCGGTCGAGGTGCTCGGCGCGCTCGGGCTGGTCCTGCCGCCGCTGACCGGCGTGGCGCCCTGGCTGGCCCTCGCGGCGGCCGTCGGGTTCGGGGTCCTACAGATCGGCGCGATCAGGGTGCACCTGCGCATGGGGGACCGCCGGATCGCCCTCAACGCCTCGCTCGTCGCCGCCGCCGCCGTCACCGCCCTGCTGGCCACGGCCTGGCTGTGA
- a CDS encoding LysR substrate-binding domain-containing protein, producing the protein MELRTLRYFVAVAEELHFGRAATRLHMSQPPLSRAIRQLETELGGALFDRSSAGVALTPAGAVLLDEARALLDRAELARTRVAGAAGTATLTVGILGDSTDPRATRLAAAYRGRHPHVEVRVRETDLTDPTCGLRAGPVDIALTRGPFDGTGLTVRELRADPVGALLRAGDPLARRDSLVLADLADRRWFRFPAGTDPRWQAYWQGGEPREGPVVRAVQECRQAVLWNGTVGMTLLDHEPGEGLTVVPLLDMEPSRVVVAWNRGDTNPLVHSFVQAATAVYRDRPVRGTGPRTLQ; encoded by the coding sequence ATGGAGCTGCGTACGCTGCGGTACTTCGTGGCGGTCGCCGAGGAACTCCACTTCGGCCGCGCCGCCACCCGCCTGCACATGAGCCAGCCACCGCTGAGCCGGGCGATCAGGCAGCTGGAGACGGAACTCGGCGGCGCGCTGTTCGACCGCTCGTCCGCCGGGGTCGCCCTCACCCCCGCCGGCGCCGTCCTGCTCGACGAGGCGCGCGCCCTGCTCGACCGGGCCGAGCTGGCCCGCACCCGCGTGGCCGGGGCGGCCGGCACGGCGACCCTCACCGTCGGCATCCTCGGGGACAGCACCGACCCGCGCGCCACCCGGCTGGCCGCCGCCTACCGCGGGCGGCACCCGCACGTCGAGGTCCGCGTCCGCGAGACCGACCTGACCGACCCGACCTGCGGGCTGCGCGCCGGACCGGTCGACATCGCCCTGACCCGGGGCCCGTTCGACGGAACCGGCCTGACCGTACGCGAACTGCGCGCCGACCCGGTGGGGGCGCTGCTGCGCGCGGGCGACCCGCTGGCCCGCCGCGACAGCCTGGTACTCGCCGACCTGGCCGACCGGCGCTGGTTCCGGTTCCCGGCCGGCACCGATCCGCGCTGGCAGGCGTACTGGCAGGGCGGGGAACCTCGCGAGGGGCCCGTGGTGCGTGCCGTCCAGGAGTGCCGGCAGGCCGTGCTCTGGAACGGCACGGTCGGCATGACGCTCCTGGACCACGAGCCGGGGGAGGGGCTCACCGTGGTGCCGCTGCTCGACATGGAACCGAGCCGGGTGGTCGTCGCGTGGAACCGGGGCGACACGAACCCCCTGGTCCACTCCTTCGTGCAGGCGGCGACCGCCGTCTACCGCGACCGGCCGGTACGCGGGACGGGCCCGCGGACCCTCCAGTAG
- a CDS encoding fused response regulator/phosphatase: MTDSVQEHLPATVLVVDDNETNRYVLTSWLQRAGHTVVSVGTGEQGLAHVSSGPGPMPDIAIIDVLLPDMSGFEVSERLKDSPRTAHMPIIQISAAAISPADHAEGLRRGADAYLDQPIDPGELLATVTATLRYARARQRAERLARRLMELNRATMNVYSAVGFHSFAAAATGGAAALLDGPASAVFLSPQTQAVHSMTDDPRTPVRIHPAHPGLLKRLAAHGLNQDTGVTTVRIPHGQWRALLPGDHLPGDVALAVARTKRGRPPVCLAVPAAALQSADDEQLLQQLANASALALEALRTYNEEHALGLALQRSFLPKELPAVPGIQLAFRYLPASEHAEIGGDFYEAVETVNGLLLAIGDVVGHSVAAATVMGEVRHALRAYAIEGHPPHHVLDRLETLLGQSQPGVTVTLCLVLVEPDERRLHIANAGHIPPLVIDPKDGPRFHDPHGPLVGLGLSHPPPTVVEAPPGTRLLMVTDGLVEIRATHLDATLAEFRRTVADGPEDLEEMCDLLLERFGQNKDDDIALITALFS, from the coding sequence GTGACCGACAGCGTGCAGGAGCATCTGCCCGCGACCGTACTGGTCGTCGACGACAACGAGACGAACCGTTACGTCCTGACCAGCTGGCTGCAGCGCGCGGGGCACACCGTCGTCAGCGTCGGCACGGGCGAGCAGGGCCTCGCCCACGTGAGTTCCGGACCGGGCCCGATGCCGGACATCGCGATCATCGACGTCCTGCTCCCCGACATGAGCGGCTTCGAGGTCAGCGAGCGCCTCAAGGACAGCCCGCGCACGGCGCACATGCCGATCATCCAGATCTCCGCCGCCGCCATCAGCCCGGCCGACCACGCGGAAGGGCTGCGGCGGGGCGCCGACGCCTACCTCGACCAGCCCATCGACCCGGGCGAGCTCCTCGCCACCGTCACCGCCACCCTGCGCTACGCGCGGGCCCGGCAGCGCGCCGAGCGGCTCGCCCGGCGCCTCATGGAGCTGAACCGGGCGACGATGAACGTCTACAGCGCGGTGGGCTTCCACTCCTTCGCGGCGGCCGCCACCGGCGGCGCGGCCGCGCTCCTGGACGGCCCGGCCAGCGCGGTGTTCCTCTCGCCCCAGACGCAGGCCGTGCACAGCATGACCGACGACCCGCGGACCCCCGTACGCATCCACCCCGCGCACCCGGGCCTCCTCAAGCGGCTGGCGGCCCACGGCCTGAACCAGGACACCGGGGTCACGACCGTCCGGATCCCGCACGGGCAGTGGCGGGCCCTGCTGCCCGGCGACCACCTTCCCGGTGACGTCGCCCTCGCGGTGGCCCGCACCAAGCGCGGCCGTCCCCCCGTCTGCCTGGCCGTCCCCGCCGCCGCGCTGCAGAGCGCCGACGACGAGCAGCTCCTGCAGCAGCTGGCCAACGCCAGCGCCCTGGCGCTCGAAGCCCTGCGGACCTACAACGAGGAACACGCCCTGGGCCTCGCCCTGCAGCGCTCCTTCCTGCCCAAGGAGCTGCCGGCCGTCCCCGGCATCCAGCTGGCCTTCCGCTACCTCCCCGCCTCCGAGCACGCCGAGATCGGCGGCGACTTCTACGAAGCGGTGGAGACGGTGAACGGCCTGCTCCTCGCCATCGGGGACGTGGTGGGGCACTCGGTGGCGGCCGCGACCGTCATGGGCGAGGTGCGCCACGCACTGCGGGCCTACGCCATCGAGGGCCACCCCCCGCACCACGTCCTGGACCGGCTGGAGACGCTCCTGGGCCAGTCCCAGCCCGGCGTCACCGTCACACTCTGCCTCGTGCTGGTCGAGCCGGACGAACGCCGCCTGCACATCGCCAACGCCGGGCACATCCCGCCGCTGGTGATCGACCCGAAGGACGGGCCGCGGTTCCACGACCCGCACGGCCCGCTGGTGGGCCTCGGGCTGTCGCACCCGCCGCCCACCGTCGTCGAGGCCCCGCCCGGCACCCGCCTGCTCATGGTCACGGACGGCCTCGTCGAGATACGGGCCACCCACCTGGACGCCACCCTCGCCGAGTTCCGCCGGACGGTGGCCGACGGACCGGAGGACCTCGAGGAGATGTGCGACCTGCTGCTCGAACGCTTCGGGCAGAACAAGGACGACGACATCGCCCTGATCACGGCCCTGTTCTCGTAG
- a CDS encoding DUF742 domain-containing protein — protein sequence MNGGDSAGRLVRPFTLTGGRTRPSRADFTLITSVTTVDPPPARAERPQPEQARILRLCVKPVVVAELAAQLDLPVSVVCIMLSDLLEAGRITARAPREISRTSDLDLLQKVRDGLGRL from the coding sequence GTGAACGGAGGCGACTCGGCGGGCCGTCTGGTACGGCCGTTCACGCTGACCGGCGGCCGTACCCGGCCCAGCCGCGCCGACTTCACCCTGATCACGTCGGTCACCACGGTGGACCCGCCGCCCGCCCGGGCCGAGCGGCCGCAGCCGGAGCAGGCGCGGATCCTGCGGCTGTGCGTGAAGCCGGTCGTGGTGGCGGAGCTCGCGGCCCAGCTCGACCTGCCGGTGAGCGTGGTCTGCATCATGCTCAGCGACCTGCTGGAGGCGGGCCGGATCACCGCCCGGGCGCCCCGCGAGATCTCCCGTACCTCGGACTTGGACCTGCTGCAGAAAGTGAGGGACGGTCTTGGCCGGCTCTGA
- a CDS encoding SAM-dependent methyltransferase, whose product MPDNDGWPADRIDTESAHSARIYDYILGGKDYYPADKEAGDAMVREWPAMPVHMRANRDWMNRAVRWLAESAGIRQFLDIGTGIPTSPNLHEIAQSVAPGSRVVYVDNDPIVLTLSQGLLASTPEGRTAYIEADFQSPEAVLGSAEFRETLDLDRPVALTVIAIVHFVLDEDDAVGIVRRLLDPLPSGSYLAMTIGTAEFAPEEVGRVAREYAARGMPMRLRTRGEAEEFFEGLELVEPGIVQVHKWHPDGTGEEGVRDEDIAMYGAIARKG is encoded by the coding sequence TTGCCCGACAACGACGGATGGCCTGCCGACCGGATCGACACCGAGAGCGCGCACTCGGCACGCATCTACGACTACATCCTCGGAGGCAAGGACTACTACCCCGCCGACAAGGAGGCGGGCGACGCCATGGTGCGGGAGTGGCCCGCCATGCCCGTGCACATGCGTGCCAACCGCGACTGGATGAACCGCGCGGTGCGCTGGCTCGCCGAGAGCGCGGGGATACGCCAGTTCCTGGACATCGGGACGGGCATCCCCACCTCGCCCAACCTCCACGAGATCGCGCAGTCGGTGGCCCCCGGGTCCCGGGTGGTCTACGTGGACAACGACCCCATCGTCCTCACCCTGTCCCAGGGACTGCTCGCCAGCACGCCCGAGGGCAGGACGGCGTACATCGAGGCCGACTTCCAGTCGCCGGAGGCCGTGCTCGGCTCCGCAGAGTTCCGGGAGACCCTGGACCTGGACCGGCCGGTCGCGCTGACCGTCATCGCCATCGTCCACTTCGTGCTGGACGAGGACGACGCGGTGGGCATCGTCCGGCGTCTCCTGGACCCCCTGCCCTCGGGCAGCTACCTGGCGATGACCATCGGCACCGCCGAGTTCGCGCCCGAGGAGGTGGGGCGGGTCGCCCGCGAGTACGCGGCCCGCGGGATGCCGATGCGGTTGCGGACGAGGGGTGAGGCGGAGGAGTTCTTCGAGGGACTCGAACTCGTCGAGCCCGGCATCGTGCAGGTGCACAAGTGGCACCCGGACGGTACGGGCGAGGAGGGTGTCCGGGACGAGGACATCGCCATGTACGGGGCGATCGCCCGCAAGGGGTAA